Sequence from the Pseudomonas sp. LS.1a genome:
GCGCCGCCGACGATGCCGCAGATCATCGCGATGAAGGTCAGCAACGGTAGCGAAATCAACAGCGCCAGTACTCGCGGCACCACCAGCAGCTCCATGGGGTTCAGGCCCAAGGTGCGGATGGCGTCGATTTCCTCGTTGGCCTTCATCGAGCCGATCTGCGCGGTGAAAGCGCTGGCGGTGCGGCCGGCCATGAGGATGGCGGTCAGCAGCACGGCGAACTCGCGCAGAAACGAAAATGCCACCAGATCGACGGTAAAGATGGTCGCGCCGAAATCGGCCAGCACCGTGGCGCCGAGGAAAGCCACCACCGCGCCCACCAGGAAGGTCAGCAGGGCGACGATGGGCGCGGCGTCCAGGCCGGTCTGTTCGATGTGCGCCACCACCGGGGTGAAGCGCCAGCGCTGCGGTTGCAGGGCGCGGCGCAGCAGGGTTTCGAGGATCAGGCCAACGAAGCCGAGCACCTGCAGGGTGTCTTGCCACAAGGCGCCGACGGCGCAGCCGATGCGCTCCAGCAGTAACAGCAGCACGTTACGCTCGGGTTCCTTGACCGGTATGCAGTAGTCCTGCACCGAGCAGTAGACGTTCTTGAGCAGTGCGCGGCTGGCGTCGGGCAGCTCGTGGGTGCAGCGTGACAGGCGTTCGGAACCGAGCAGTTCGGCCAGCAGTGAGGCACCGGCGGTATCCAGGCGGCCCAGTTGGCTGAGGTCGGCGACGGCATCGGCAGCGGCAGCGTACTGCGCGCGCAGGCGCTCGCTCTCACGCTTGAGGCTGGCGTAGTGCGCCAGGGTCCAGTCACCGGTAATGCGCAGGCAGGCCGGTTGGCTACTGGTGTCCAGGGTGGCGCTGGGGGTGGTCATCGGCTCCATGCTACTGACTCGGCGCTAAGGCTTAGGGGCTGATCATAGCGCAGCGGACATGGGCTGTTTGGTGATTATGTGCTGTCTGTTGAGGACAGAGGGCCGCAAAGCGGCCCCTTTCAATCATTGCGCCTGCGCGTCATCTATCACCTTGAAGCGCAGCACGCCGATGACCTGCCCATCCTCGGTCAGTACCCTCACCTGCCACTTGCCCACCGGGTTCGGCGGGAAGTTCTGCTTGTGGGTCCAGGCCCGGTAGCCTTCCTTGCGCCCGCCGTGGATGTCCAGAGCAATGCGGTCGACTTCCTGGCCGTCCTTTTGCCACACGTGGTAGATCCGTTCGTTCAGGCCGCGTGGCGCGTTGATTGCGGTGTAGGCGTACAGGCCGCTGCTACGGATGCGGCTGGCGGCTATTTCGTGCAGCGAATCGCCCGGCTGGCGGTTCAGCACTTCGGTGCTGACCGCCACCTCGGTCATCCACAGGGTCGCCGGTGGTACCCAGGAGCGCAGCAGCCAGCCCCCGCCGCCGACCGCCAGGGTGACCAGCACCAGGGCCACGGCGCGGCGCCAGTTGTTGATCGGGAAGCTGCTGGCCAGGCTGGGGAACGACAGGGCCATGGCCGCGATCAGGGCCAGCTTGAAGCTTTGCGCGGTGGTCAGGTGCAGGATGATCGGCAGCGCAGTCAGCAGGGCGGCGAACAGGGTCAGGGTGTGCAGCGCCAGGAACAGCCAGCGCCGCGGTGCCAGCCATTTGTAGTACAGCGGGTCGATGATCGAAATCAGCCCGGCCGCACCGAGCAGGCCGGTGAATACCAGCTGGCCGCTGTTCCAGGTGGTGGTGATGAAGAAGAACGGCAGCACGAAGAACAGCGATTCCTGGTGGATCATCTGCGTCGCGTAGCGTAGCAGCGGCTGCGGGATTTCGCGGTTGAAAGTGCGCGCGAACAGGCCGGTGAGGGTGTTTTCCAGCATCAGCCAGAGCCAGCTGACCAACATGAGCACGGCTACCCAGCTGGCCAGGCCAGCCTGGCGGTCGACCAGGATGAAGCTACCGATGCCGGAGAGGAAACCGCAGAGCGCGATGATGCCGGGGTAGCGTTTGAGCAGTTCGATGATGCGCTGGACGATGTGGGGGATTTGGGGCATTGGGGGCTACAACAGAATGGGTGAGGTGGCTGTGCTGGCCTCTTCGCGCGGGCGCGCTCGCTCCCACAGGGTCCGGGTTGCCACTGAACTTTGTGGGAGCGGGCGTGCCCGCGAAGAGGCCGGTACTGGCAAAAGGATACCGTCGTTTCACTACTCGCGTGTAGCACCGCTCGGCTTTTCCGGACCATGCCGACGCCAGCGCAACAGCCCCGCAGCCAGGATCAGCCCCAACAGCAAGGCAACCAGCCCGTAGAGTTCATCGTAGCCAAGCAAGGGCTTCTCGATACGTACATAACCATCTTCCTTGAGCAGCTGCTTCAGCGCCGCGTTGGCCTGCGCCAGGCTGACCTGGCGCAGCTTGCGCACCGGGTTGGCAAAACGCCCGTCGCTATAGTCGTTCAGCGCACCCCAGTAGTAGTCGGCCAAGGCGCTGTTGCCCTGGGTGCTCCAGCTTTCCTTGGCGACGCTGGCGTACTTGATACGCTCGAAGGTGTCCGGGTCGAGGCCTTCCTTGCGCAGGTGGTCGAACAACTTCTGCATCACCTCGACCGCCTGGTCGATGTCCTCGCGCTCCAGGTCGGCGTTGAGGCTGAGCAGGCCTGTGTCGCCAAAGCTTTCGCGTTTTGCCGAGGGGCCGTAGGACAGCCCGTTGCGCAGGCGCAGCTGGTCGTACAGCGCCCAGTCCAGGTAGTGCGACAGCAGGTCGAGGGTGGCCTGGTGATCGTTGTCCAGCACCGGCTCGACGAACAGCCAGTGCAGCTTGACGCTGTCACCCAGCCAGCCGCGGGTCAGGTTGCGGCGCTGTTCAGCTTGCTGGCCGATGCTTTCCAGGGTGCGGCGTTCCTCCGGCTCGGTGGCGGGCAGTTCGCCAAAGGTGCGCTCCAGGTAGGCCGGCAGCAGGCGGTCGAGACCACCGACCACGATCAGGGTCATGTTGTTGGCCGCATACCAGCGGTCACGCAAGGTGGTCACCTGCTCCAGGGTCATGTCGTCGAGGTTGGAGCGCTCCGGGCATTTCAGGCCCAGTTCGGTGGCCAGCTGGTCACTGGCGGGGTGGCCGATGTCCTGGCGGTCGAGCCAGCGCTGCAGGTGGCCATAGTGGCCGCCATCCTCGCGCTCGATGATGCGCTTGGCGGTGGCCAGGGTCTTGGCATCGATGCGGGTGTCACGAATCACCGCCAACAGCAGGTCAAGGATTTTGCGCTGGTTGCGCGCCGGGGCTTCGATGACGAAGGTGGTGTCGGCGCTGCTGGTGTAGGCGTTCCATTCACCGCCCAGCGATTGCAGGCGCTCTTCCAGGCCGCCCTCGCCGGTTTCGTCGATGCCGCTGAACAGCAGGTGTTCGAGCAGGTGCGGCAGCTCTTTCTGCTCGCAATTGAAGTCATCCAGGCCGACGCCGACCACCAGGCGGATCGCCACATGGTCACGTTCATAGCCGTTTTTCAGGATGACCTGCAGGCCATTGGGCAACAGGTAACCTTCAACCCGCGAACGGTCGAGGGCGAATGAGGGCAGGCTGCAGATCAGCAGGCAAACGAACATCAGGCAACGCATGGGCGAGCTCGGGTCCTCAGGTAGGCGAAATCACGGCAGACGGGCTTCGTCCGGCACGCTGTCGAGCATCAGCCCGCCCGTGTCCGAGCCGCCCAGTACCACATAGGCACTGCTACAGAACAAAGAGTTCAACCGCTTCATGTCGGCGATCAGCTCCAAGTGTAG
This genomic interval carries:
- a CDS encoding ABC transporter permease, with protein sequence MEPMTTPSATLDTSSQPACLRITGDWTLAHYASLKRESERLRAQYAAAADAVADLSQLGRLDTAGASLLAELLGSERLSRCTHELPDASRALLKNVYCSVQDYCIPVKEPERNVLLLLLERIGCAVGALWQDTLQVLGFVGLILETLLRRALQPQRWRFTPVVAHIEQTGLDAAPIVALLTFLVGAVVAFLGATVLADFGATIFTVDLVAFSFLREFAVLLTAILMAGRTASAFTAQIGSMKANEEIDAIRTLGLNPMELLVVPRVLALLISLPLLTFIAMICGIVGGAVVCALTLDISPAMFLSLLQSDIGVQHFLVGLAKAPFFAFLIASIGCLEGFKVSGSAESVGAHTTSAVVQSIFVVIVLDAVAALFFMEMGW
- a CDS encoding DUF5924 family protein; protein product: MPQIPHIVQRIIELLKRYPGIIALCGFLSGIGSFILVDRQAGLASWVAVLMLVSWLWLMLENTLTGLFARTFNREIPQPLLRYATQMIHQESLFFVLPFFFITTTWNSGQLVFTGLLGAAGLISIIDPLYYKWLAPRRWLFLALHTLTLFAALLTALPIILHLTTAQSFKLALIAAMALSFPSLASSFPINNWRRAVALVLVTLAVGGGGWLLRSWVPPATLWMTEVAVSTEVLNRQPGDSLHEIAASRIRSSGLYAYTAINAPRGLNERIYHVWQKDGQEVDRIALDIHGGRKEGYRAWTHKQNFPPNPVGKWQVRVLTEDGQVIGVLRFKVIDDAQAQ
- a CDS encoding M16 family metallopeptidase; protein product: MRCLMFVCLLICSLPSFALDRSRVEGYLLPNGLQVILKNGYERDHVAIRLVVGVGLDDFNCEQKELPHLLEHLLFSGIDETGEGGLEERLQSLGGEWNAYTSSADTTFVIEAPARNQRKILDLLLAVIRDTRIDAKTLATAKRIIEREDGGHYGHLQRWLDRQDIGHPASDQLATELGLKCPERSNLDDMTLEQVTTLRDRWYAANNMTLIVVGGLDRLLPAYLERTFGELPATEPEERRTLESIGQQAEQRRNLTRGWLGDSVKLHWLFVEPVLDNDHQATLDLLSHYLDWALYDQLRLRNGLSYGPSAKRESFGDTGLLSLNADLEREDIDQAVEVMQKLFDHLRKEGLDPDTFERIKYASVAKESWSTQGNSALADYYWGALNDYSDGRFANPVRKLRQVSLAQANAALKQLLKEDGYVRIEKPLLGYDELYGLVALLLGLILAAGLLRWRRHGPEKPSGATRE